Genomic window (Mycoplasmopsis citelli):
AAAAGTATTAAAAAATCACATTAAAATGTGATTTTAAATGATATATACATATAAAGAATTTATTAATTTTTATATATTTTCAAAATTAAAAAGTTAAGTATTGGTGGTTTGAAAGTAGCAAATTTTAACGCCAAGCTATCTATTTGATTAAAAGAGCAATCTAAATTAGCTATTTTTAGTGGCATTTGAATAAGAACGAAATTATCAATACTATTTAAAATAGATTTAAAATAATAAAGATATCGTTTTTGTGTAGGTTAAAGAAAGGTTTTTAATTTATTTCTAAAGTTTCTAAAAATTCTGGAATATTAACAAAATGTTTTAAAGAAAAAAGATATAAGTTATTTTGAGCATTTTGTGAAAGTTTAAAAACATCGCTATGATAAAAAGTTTATTTTTGTTTATAAGTTTCTTCAACTAAATCAATATACATTTGTTCAAGCATATTACCAATTAATTCGCTTGGAGTATATTCGTAAATAGTGTTATTATCTAAATCGATCTTAAAATAATTCCAGGAATTTAATTCTTTTAAACATTTTTTTATATTATAGCTATTGCTATTGTTTTTGCTTTTTGAGTTAGCAAGATTTTTTCGCAGTATTTTTTTATATTGTTTGTCATTGAGAATTTTGTTATTTTTGAGATATTGTTTAGCATAATCCACCAAAACAAAACCCCTATATAATATATTAACTACATCTTGGATTCTTTGTAAAGATAAATCTAAATTTAAAATTTTAAAGGGAATATCAATTTTGTCTGTTAGAGATAAAAAGTCAAAATCTATAATAGCTTGTAAATACTTAGCTAAAGTTTTGTCAGAACTATCTTCAATAGCTTGGTTTGCTTTTTCTAAAAATTTTTCTCAGTTAAATTTAGGTTTTAAATGCTGATTAAAAATCAGTTCTTGTTTTGAACTTATTTTAAGGGGCATTTTTACTCCTTTATAAATTAGTGTAATTGTTTTTTAATATCTTCTTCAAGTTCTTCAAACATCTCAAATTTTAAATCTTCAAAATCATCTAAAACAATTTCATCATAACTTGGTAAAACAAAATAATACAAATCATCCTTACAATTATTTATATCTTTGATAATATGTACATATTTAGTTTTAGTTCCTACCTTAGCTAAAGCTTTGCTAGCTATTTCTTTTCACCTAGAACCTAATTTTAAACGGTTTTCTTTTATATATTTGTCTTTAGCTATAGGGTCAAATTTATCTTCTAAAATATCAATAACTCGTTTTAAAGTAGGTTTTGAGATATCTAAACTTAAGATTTTAAAAGCATAACATAAAAATCCATTTTTAAATTCATCTACTTTAAATGGAAAATTTAAAATTAAATTTAACAACTTTATTTGCTCAGTATCAGCAATTTGAGTGGTTTTTTCCTTTAATTTTGTTAAAAATGTTAGTTTCGTTGTACAAATATTAATTCTTTTTGTGTTTATCTCTCCTTGAGAATTAAGCTTTATCATTATATCTCCTTTATGTTTTATTTTATTTATATATTTTGAGTATAACAGAGTAAAAATGCAATTTTTGCAAATGATTTAAATCATCAAATTGTTATTTTAGAGTTATTAAATATAAGAAGAATAGTTTATTTGGTAGTTTATTTGGTAGTTTATTTGGAATAAATACTACTACTACTACTACTATTATTATTATTATTCAATGACAATTTAGTTTAAGGTTATTTACATTAGTTTTATTTTTGATTTGAATTTAATTGTTTTTTTGAGCAATAACTTTATCTAAAAAGTTTTTATCTAGTTTTTGTTTATCGATTAATAAATCTAAACGTTTTTGGTCATATTGTGTTGGCATTTTATTCCTTTAAATAAATAATTAAAATGTATTTAAAGTATAACGGGTTCATAAACAAATGATAAAAAGAACAAAAAAATCACTAAAAAAGTGATTTTAATTTAAAAAATTATAAAAAACTAAGGAAAAGCTTTTGGATTAATATTTTGATATTACCACAATATAAGTATAAAGAATATTTTTTGGATATCAGAAAAAATTAAATACTTTCAGGAAGATATTTATATTCGTATTCTTTAGGGTTTTTGAAAAACATTAAGGTGGTTTCATAAGAACTAATATCCAGTTTTAATTGATTCATTCACTCAGAATTACGTTCTAAAAATAAGTCTTCATCATCTTTAAGTTCATAAGCACTCTTATTATAAAATGTTTGTTCATTTAAATCTCAATTCGTTAAATCTATTGCTTTTCACCTTCCATCAACAAATACTTCATTTCAGGCGTGTCCTCCCTCTGCAAATGTTGCAGTTGGAGTTCCTACAACAGGTCCACCTAAAATTCGAACTGGAATGTTTAAAATTGTTAGTGCTGCTGCTAAATTCATCGAATATCCAACGCATTGAATTTCAGGATCATTGGTAAAAATTTGAGTTGGATTATAAAATCCATAACCATTGTAGTTAAATTTATGTTTTATAGGAGATAGATATAAAGAATTAGTAGCAATATAATAAGCTACTGCTTTGATTTTGGTTTTATCATCTCAATTTTTGTTTATTATATTAGGTAAAATTTCTTTTCAATGATTAAATCATCTTTTGTATTCAGGTATTGGGTTAATTCATTTTGCGTCAGTAAAAGTGCTTTTGCCTTGTTTGATTTCTTCGTCTGTTAGTGAAGTTGTGTAGTCTATTATATAGTCATAATCTTTTTTTCTTTTATGAACAGGTTTTATTAGTTCTGAATTTATAGATTTATAATATCCGTCAGAAAACAAATTTGGTTTGTCTCATAATAAGTTGTTATAGATATTAAAATCAGGAATAGAACCAAAACCAAATTTGTTTTTTAGTTCTACAAAATTTTGATATTTTCAAAATTTTTCGTAATCAAAATCTTTTAATTGGCTATTATCTTGAAATTCGTATTCCTTGTTTTCGACGTTAATTTTTTTATACTCAAAATTTAATGTAGTTTGAAAATTATTAAATTTTAAATTTAATTTATTTATTTCGTCAATTGTTTGAATATTAGTATTTTTGTGTTTTGTGTACAGTTCTGTAGAGTTTTGCTTTTTAATATCATTTATATTTACTTTTTCAGGGTATTTTGGGTTTGTTGTTCAAAGTTTATCATAGCTATCTGGAGCAAAGTTAATTTGTCTTTTCATATAATCACTAATTATTTTATTATTTTTAAATTTTTCGTTTATTTCTAAAGCTTTGATATTTTTATCTTCAATTTTAGGAATTTGATCTTCTTTATTTACAAAAATTCAATTTCATCTTTGATAATATTTAAGTCAATTTATAATATATTCATTATCAATTTGAATTCATTGATAATTTCCGCTATAGTATTTGCTAGGGTCTAAAGAAAAATTGTTGTTTTTGTCAATTCCCCATTGAAAATTTACAAATTCACCATAATTATTTTTATAGTAATATAGAAGTTTTTTTAACCTTTCTAAAGGTTGAAGATAGTATGGGTATTTTTCATATAAGTTAATTTGTTTTTTTAACTTATAGATGTAAAAATCTTGTAAGTAATATCATGTTGGTAATTTTTTGTTATCAGATGTTCATGTATAAATATCATCTGATTTTATAGAAAATAAATTATTTCAATCCTGTATATCTTCTGAATAATCAAATAATTGAGGTTTATTTAAATATGTTTCTTTCCAAGTATTATAATTTTCAAAAATTTTGTTTCAATTTGTTCTGCGAATTTCAAAATAGTCATCAATATTTTTTGCTTGGTCAATTGAATTAATACTATCGCTGAAAAATGCTGAAAAATCTTTTGAAGTTGGAAGTTCTTTTGAATCTAAGACAATTTTTTGAAGTTTGCTTTTCAGTTTTGTCAAATATTCTTGATTTCAATCTGATAATCCTGGTTTTGATGATGCTTTTTTAGGTGGTTGAGGCGAGTTAGGTGTTTGTAATTTTTTATTATTAAAATTGTTTTTTGTTTCACTTGATTCTAATGGACTAGCATTCTTATTTGGTTTTGGATTTAAAGGTGTTTCTTTTTTTAATACATCATTTGAGTTTGACGAATCTTTTCTTGGTATTGTTGGAGATTGATTTTCGTTTTCTAATGGGTCCTTTTTAGATTTGATATTTATGATGTTTGTATAAGATTTTTGTGGAAATGAAGAAATGCTTGTTTCTTTTGGAAACGAAAGACTTGGAGTTAAAAAAACCAAAGCTGTAGTAGCTAATGTGATAGTTAAAAGTAATGTAAATTTCTTGGTTTTTGATTTGAAAAACTTCATATTATTTTAATTATAACGGTATTTATATCAAAAATATAAAAGAAATATCACAGATATTCTGTGATATTTAATTGTTTTTTTCTGAAGGTCAAGGGTTTGCGTCATCTCATCTTTTTTTGGTTTTGTTTCAAAATCTTGCATATTTGGGACTATGAATATTAGAATTAGGATAAAGCAATTCCAGTTCATCCATTGCTGGTTTTTGTTTTTCTGGTGGTAGTTTAGAAAGTTTTTCTTCTAAAATAGAATCATCTAAAAAAGTATTAGGATCAATAAGCGGGTTAAAAAGATTTGGAATATTATTTGTTTCTAAAGGAGTAAGAGTTTGAAGTTCTCAAGGTCTACCTTGAATTTTAGAAACATATTGTTGGTTTTTAACTACTACTTTAACATCAAGAATTTGAACACTATAATTAAAGTCAATTTGAGTATTTTCTCCTTGGGGGTTTGAGAAATTAATATCTTTGATACCCAAATAGTGTTTATATGTTAAGTGATTTTTAGAATCACTTGAAACTACAAAAAGCTCTCTCTTTGATTGATTTGAAGAGATTAAGAAAGAAATTACACCTTGATTTGGGTTATACTGAATTATTTGTTCTTTGATTTTATAATCTTGTTTACCATTTATAGTTGTAGAATCATTAAAATCAACATATTTAACTACTAGAGTGTTTTGAGTATTTGGAGATGTGATTAAAGAAGATTGATTTTCTGTTGGTGTTAAATCAAAAATACTTTTTGAATAATCGATATTTTCTTTTGAAACAAAAACGTCAATTTTATCAGTTAAAGACATATTTTGATTAGGGTGATTGATTTTATATTCTTGTTGGGCTTTAGAAATTCGACGCTTATATGATTCAGATAAAACAAATAAAGAATTGTTTAGTCTCTGGTAGGTTTTAGAATTAAGCAACTTACTGCTTAATTCCTTAACTTGATTAAGTTGGGTTTGTAGTTCAGAGTTTAGTTGGGTAATTTGATTTTCTTGTTGGATAGTTTCTTCGGTTTTAGCTGAAAGTCTTGATTTAACATCGTTTAATTGATTTCTAAGAGAAGAAACTTGTTGATTTGATTGATTTAATTGGTTATTTATATTTTCAATTTGCTTGTTTGAATTTTCTTTATTTTTATTAATCATTAAATCTTGAATATTTAATGATTCTTTATTTAGATTATTAATTCTTTCATCATATTGCTTTAATAATTCAATTTGATCAGTTGGAGTATCGGCATTTGTTGGTAAAGCAGTTGCTTGGGTTAAAATTTCTAAAACTTTAGTGTTTATTGAAAGTTTCTTAGCATTAGCAACAAGTGTTTTAGCTGAATTTAATTTAGCATTATAATCAGAAATTGCTTTGTTAAGATTTGTTAATAAAGCACTTTTAAATTGCGAAGATTTTTCATTTAAAGAAGTTAATTCTCTTTCAAATTGTTGTTTTGATGATTGTAATGATGTGATGGTTTGAGTTTGTTTTTGAGCTTTAGCATCATAATCTTGTTGTAAGGTATTTCTGTAAGCATCATTAAGTCTTGTAGAAGATTCAATTAGAGCTTTAATGCTTGCTTGTTGTTCTTCTAAGGTAGTGTTTTCATCAAAAGTTATAATTGGTTTTGCTAATTCTTGGGTTAACTTATCACTATTAACACTTGGATCTAATTGACTAAGAAAGTTTTGTGCTTTGCTTTTAAGAGTATCATAGACTGTTTTAACAGCCTCATAAGAACTTTTGGCTTGAGTTTTGTTATTAGCCAGTTCAGAATTTAAAGAATTTAATTCTCTTTGGATTTGTTCTTTTGATGCTGCAATGACGTGATTATTTGAGTTTGTTTTTGGGATTGAGAATCATAATCTTTTTGTAAAACATCACCATAAGTATTATTAAGCGATGTCGAAAAATCAATTAAGGCTTTAATGCTTGCTTGCATTTGGTCTAAAGTAGCGTTTTCATCAAAATTTGGAATGCTTTGAGCGATTTGATTTTGTAAGGCTGTTAAATCCACTCCGCTTTGAGCTACTCCAAGTAAAGTAGTTGCTTTGGCTTTAAGATTATCATATACTTCTTTAACAGCATTGTAGGAGATTTTGGCTTGAGATTTATTATTATCAATTTCATCATTTAAAGAGTTAAGTTGAGTTTGAGCTTTAGTTAACAATTCGTTAGTAGTTTCTAACGTTTTTTTGTTTTGAGCTAATTGAGTTTGAACTTCTTGTAAAGTGTTTTGAGTTGATGCTAATTCTTTTTGCTTACTATCAAGCTCAGTTTTAGTTATTTCAAGTTCACTTTGAGTTTTGGTTAAACTTGCTTTTGTTTGTTCATACTGAGCTTTTAAAACATCTAAAACATTGCTTTTGTACTCATCGATAACTGCTTGAGCTGAATCAAGTGCTTTTTTCACAACAGGAGAAAAAGTTTCGGTGTAATTATCAGCACTGTATTTGGTTTTGATGTCTCTAAGAGCGTCAATTTGAGTTTTAAGTCTATCAGCTAAAGTAATCGCCTCACTTACAGTTGAAGATCTAATAGTGGTTTCAATTCCGGTAAGGGATGAAATTTGACTATCAAGCATTGAACCTAAGTTGGTGGTTAAATCCTTTTTAATTTCAGCAATAGTAGCTTCTAAAGAAGTTTTATCTTTAGTTAAAGCATCAACTTGAACTTGGAGATTTTCACTTTGAGTAGTTAAAGATTCAATTTGCTTTTGTTGAGCTAGAATTTGAAGAGTTTTAGCATTATTTTCTCCCATCAACAATGAAATAGTATCAAGACGAATTTGTTCAAAATTTCTAATTACTTCTTCAAAAGAGTTTTGGACAGTGTCCACATCATAACTAAAGACATTTGAATAATCACTATCTGCTTGAGCTTGTTTTAAAGATGAATTCATTTTATTAAGCAATTCTTCAAAGACTATTTTTTTAGTAGCTATAAGCTCTAAGGTTATTTGTATTTTGGCTTTAAGGTCATTAACTTTAGCAGTATTAAGGCTTTGCAGTTTTAAATTATCAAAATCATTTAAGGTAGTTTTAAATTCTTCTAATAATTGTAAGTAAAAACTTAAATTATCAGCAAGCTTTTCAGAAAGTAATTTGATTTTTTGGTCTCTTAGAGAAATTTGTTTTTCTAAAGAACTCACTTCACTTTGATGAATAGCTATTTGCTCATTCATTAAGTCAATGGCAGTAGATAATTGTGCTAAATAGATTTTCTGAGCTTTAGATAAATTATTAAAAGCTACTGTGGTCTTAGGTAAATCATCAAAATTATTTTCGTTGATATTATCAAGAAACTTTTGAGCTTTTAAAAGAGAATTTTTAATTGCATCTTTTGTTTCGTTTGTAAGATTTTTATTACTTTCTAAAGCTCGTTTTAAAGTTGTGGATAATAAATCTATTTTTGTTTTTAAATCATTTTTGAAATCCATAATTGGAGTTTTAAGATCTTTATATCCAACGTTTTTAATAACTTCAACAACAGTTTTTCCGCTTTTTAATTCTTGTGAAAGAGCATTTAAGGATTCAGAAAAATCACTATTTGAAATTTTAGAATCTTGTAGGTCTTTAATCATTGTTTCTAAATTTTGTTGTTTTGCTTGTAAAGTAGTAATTTTAGTTTTGTCATTTTGATTTTGTGCTTTTAATGAATTGAGTTTAGCATTAAGTTGAGAAATTGTTTGTTTAAGTTTGGAAATTTTATTTTCATAATTTAGCGACGAGAATAAATATCCTATTCCTACTCCTGTAGCTAAAACACTAACCCCAAGTGAAGATGAAAGTAATATTTTTTTAGTTTTAGGTTTCATTTTATATTCCTTCCTGTTTATTTTTATGTTTATATTTGCATTTTAACGTGCAAAAAATAAAAAATAAAAAAGTACTAAAAAATCACATTAAAATGTGGTATTTTCAAAAATAAAATTATTTTTTGATAATTATTTAAAAAATTAAACAATCTAAAGAAAATAAGATTTCAAAATTTTTACTTCAATAAAAGTAAATATAATACTTAATTTTATGATTAGAAAAAATAATGTAAGTATTTAAAAGATTTTATTTAATATATGTTAAAATTGCATCTAATATATTTAAATTAAATATAAATAGTAAGTATAGTATATAAATTAAGAATAATATTTTATATTCTAGTAAGAATATAAATAATAAATATAATATTATTTTTTAATATCAGTATTTAATTAAATGCAAATATAATACTAATCTTTAATATCATAAGAAGTTTTTTGATTTAAAATTAGCGTTATAATATTGCTATGAATGAAAATGCCCAGAGATTAATTAAAGAGCATTTGGAAAGTTTGTTTTTTGAACAAGAGCAAGCTTTTGCTCATTCCCAAGCCCGTAAAGATTTAGGATGAAACATTCGTCAAATTCGTTGTCGAAAAATTAAATCAAAACAAGGGGTATTTAATTTTAAAAGATATTTATTTATCGATAAGCAAAACCAATATCATTTTTATGATAATAATCCTATTTGAACTATTCCAAAACACAAAAATATTGACCTTTCAATTATTGAAAATGTT
Coding sequences:
- a CDS encoding transglutaminase-like domain-containing protein, with the translated sequence MKFFKSKTKKFTLLLTITLATTALVFLTPSLSFPKETSISSFPQKSYTNIINIKSKKDPLENENQSPTIPRKDSSNSNDVLKKETPLNPKPNKNASPLESSETKNNFNNKKLQTPNSPQPPKKASSKPGLSDWNQEYLTKLKSKLQKIVLDSKELPTSKDFSAFFSDSINSIDQAKNIDDYFEIRRTNWNKIFENYNTWKETYLNKPQLFDYSEDIQDWNNLFSIKSDDIYTWTSDNKKLPTWYYLQDFYIYKLKKQINLYEKYPYYLQPLERLKKLLYYYKNNYGEFVNFQWGIDKNNNFSLDPSKYYSGNYQWIQIDNEYIINWLKYYQRWNWIFVNKEDQIPKIEDKNIKALEINEKFKNNKIISDYMKRQINFAPDSYDKLWTTNPKYPEKVNINDIKKQNSTELYTKHKNTNIQTIDEINKLNLKFNNFQTTLNFEYKKINVENKEYEFQDNSQLKDFDYEKFWKYQNFVELKNKFGFGSIPDFNIYNNLLWDKPNLFSDGYYKSINSELIKPVHKRKKDYDYIIDYTTSLTDEEIKQGKSTFTDAKWINPIPEYKRWFNHWKEILPNIINKNWDDKTKIKAVAYYIATNSLYLSPIKHKFNYNGYGFYNPTQIFTNDPEIQCVGYSMNLAAALTILNIPVRILGGPVVGTPTATFAEGGHAWNEVFVDGRWKAIDLTNWDLNEQTFYNKSAYELKDDEDLFLERNSEWMNQLKLDISSYETTLMFFKNPKEYEYKYLPESI
- a CDS encoding coiled-coil domain-containing protein yields the protein MKPKTKKILLSSSLGVSVLATGVGIGYLFSSLNYENKISKLKQTISQLNAKLNSLKAQNQNDKTKITTLQAKQQNLETMIKDLQDSKISNSDFSESLNALSQELKSGKTVVEVIKNVGYKDLKTPIMDFKNDLKTKIDLLSTTLKRALESNKNLTNETKDAIKNSLLKAQKFLDNINENNFDDLPKTTVAFNNLSKAQKIYLAQLSTAIDLMNEQIAIHQSEVSSLEKQISLRDQKIKLLSEKLADNLSFYLQLLEEFKTTLNDFDNLKLQSLNTAKVNDLKAKIQITLELIATKKIVFEELLNKMNSSLKQAQADSDYSNVFSYDVDTVQNSFEEVIRNFEQIRLDTISLLMGENNAKTLQILAQQKQIESLTTQSENLQVQVDALTKDKTSLEATIAEIKKDLTTNLGSMLDSQISSLTGIETTIRSSTVSEAITLADRLKTQIDALRDIKTKYSADNYTETFSPVVKKALDSAQAVIDEYKSNVLDVLKAQYEQTKASLTKTQSELEITKTELDSKQKELASTQNTLQEVQTQLAQNKKTLETTNELLTKAQTQLNSLNDEIDNNKSQAKISYNAVKEVYDNLKAKATTLLGVAQSGVDLTALQNQIAQSIPNFDENATLDQMQASIKALIDFSTSLNNTYGDVLQKDYDSQSQKQTQIITSLQHQKNKSKEN